A single Marinitoga aeolica DNA region contains:
- the fabG gene encoding 3-oxoacyl-[acyl-carrier-protein] reductase yields MKLKDKVCIVTGANRGIGKEISRKFVEEGAIVLGFARNLEALKNVENELNTLNKGMFRGYKVDVSNSEEVNNTVKEIFKEYKRIDVLVNNAGVTKDMLLLLMKEEDFDFVINVNLRGVFLVTKAVAKVMRKQKEGSIINISSVVGIDGNIGQTNYSASKAGVIGMTKTWAKELTMKGEQIRVNAVAPGFIETDMTKDLNEDFKEAALQRILLKRLGSPEEVAKVVLFLASDDSSYVTGQVIRIDGGLSL; encoded by the coding sequence ATGAAATTAAAAGATAAAGTATGTATAGTTACTGGTGCAAATAGAGGAATCGGAAAGGAAATTAGTAGAAAATTTGTTGAAGAAGGAGCTATTGTTTTAGGATTTGCAAGAAATTTAGAAGCTTTAAAAAATGTAGAAAATGAATTAAATACTTTAAATAAAGGAATGTTCAGGGGTTATAAGGTTGATGTTTCTAATAGCGAGGAAGTAAATAATACAGTTAAAGAAATATTTAAAGAATACAAAAGAATAGATGTTCTTGTTAACAATGCTGGTGTTACTAAAGATATGTTATTATTATTGATGAAAGAAGAAGATTTTGATTTTGTTATAAACGTAAATTTAAGAGGAGTATTTTTAGTTACAAAAGCTGTTGCGAAAGTAATGAGGAAGCAAAAAGAAGGTTCAATTATTAATATATCAAGTGTTGTAGGAATAGATGGAAATATAGGTCAAACAAATTATTCAGCAAGTAAAGCTGGAGTTATAGGGATGACAAAAACATGGGCTAAGGAATTAACCATGAAAGGTGAACAAATTAGAGTAAATGCAGTTGCTCCAGGATTTATAGAAACAGATATGACAAAAGATTTAAATGAAGATTTTAAAGAAGCTGCGTTACAAAGAATATTGTTAAAACGTTTAGGATCACCTGAGGAAGTTGCTAAAGTGGTATTATTCCTGGCTTCTGATGATTCATCTTACGTTACTGGACAGGTAATAAGGATAGATGGAGGTCTTTCATTGTAA